The Natrarchaeobius halalkaliphilus genomic sequence GAACTCATCGGTGAGAACGTCGGTCACCGTCCCCGGCTGAACGTCTCGCCTTTCTCGGGTATCCCCGTTCGTGACAGTGAGCGTCGTCCCCGAAAGCGTTTTTCGCCCGTTCTCAGTCGCGATGCTCACGAGTAATTCGTCGGTGAACGGTGATTCCGGCGACGTGGAGTGGTGTACGGTCATCTCTTCGAACTCGCCTGCGGTTCGGGGCTGCGTATCGAAGCGGTACGATTCTTCCCAGTCTCTTTCAGCCCGCTTCTGTACGACGTATCCGTCGTCGTCGAAGAAGACGCGATACGTCCCGGAGACGTCGGTCCTCTGTGTGCCACCGAGTGGGAGGGGCTGACGGGCGAACGCTCCGAACCCGACGTCAACGACGTGGTCGTCGACGAGGAGTGCGAGGTGATCGTACGCTGGTCCGTACGAGCCGTCGTCGCGAACCGGGCGCGCGGAGACGAACGTCACGTCGAATCCAAGCCTCTCTAGGAGCCAGGCAAACGACCCGTTCAGGTCGTAACAGAGCCCGCCTCCGCCGGAGACGATTCGGGGAACGACGGTACTGGACTGCATCGTCGTACCGTCGTTCTCGAGAACGAACCAGTTCGTAAAGGGGACGGTATAAAGGTGTCGCCGCTGGAGCTCGACG encodes the following:
- a CDS encoding arylamine N-acetyltransferase family protein, with protein sequence MDEKRYLGRIGVEIDRGPKTEFDRLVELQRRHLYTVPFTNWFVLENDGTTMQSSTVVPRIVSGGGGLCYDLNGSFAWLLERLGFDVTFVSARPVRDDGSYGPAYDHLALLVDDHVVDVGFGAFARQPLPLGGTQRTDVSGTYRVFFDDDGYVVQKRAERDWEESYRFDTQPRTAGEFEEMTVHHSTSPESPFTDELLVSIATENGRKTLSGTTLTVTNGDTRERRDVQPGTVTDVLTDEFGLETRTM